Within Hydra vulgaris chromosome 02, alternate assembly HydraT2T_AEP, the genomic segment atatacaaaattattacgtatcagattgataaaaatagAGAAGATGATAGAAAACATAATACTCCAATCAGAAACGAAAATTGTTTGtcagaagaaaagaaaaccCTAAAACAAACCAAAGAACAAAAGAAACTTATcacaaaagattaaaaaaggggagaatttaaaaattacttgcttacgaataaaaaacaatgtcaAGTAAGAGCAGCACAACTTGACTTTGAcaaatgatgataataaaaaaagatgatcttggaaacttttgtttaaataaaagtctTGTATGAATCTTATATATACGAGGTGTGTTCAAAAAATACCGGAAATTttcgttttttgaaaaaatatttatttattcgtCTGCATTAATGTTGGCTTCTTTAAAGTAGCCCCCATTTGATACTATGCACTTGTGCCAGCGCTTCCGCCAATCCTTGAAACACTTATCAAACTCAATATTTGGGATAGCCTATAATTCATTTAGCAATGCGCTTTTAATGTCATATAGGCTTGTGAAAAGTCAGCCTTTTATagttttcttcatttttggGAATAAGAAAAAGTCACACGGAGCCAAATCTAGTGAATATGGAGGTTGGTGAATGACTACGGTGTTGTTTTTTGGCCAAAAAATTACGATTAAGTAACGACGTGTGAGCAGGTGCATTATCGTTGTGCAAAAGCCATAAATTGTTTTGCCATAAATATGGGCGTTTTTTTCGGATTGCTTCACGAAAACGTCGCATAACTTCAAGGTAATACTCTTTATTAACCGTACGACCTTGTAATAAGAACTCATGATGAATTACGCCATTATAATTGAAGAAAACAGTAAGCAAAACCTTTAACATTTGATCAAACTTGACGTGCTTTTTTTCGGTCTTGGTGATTCAGGGTGCTTCCATTGCAACAATTATGCTTTGGTTTCGACGTCATAACCGTACACCTATGTTTCATCACCAGTTATGAACCTTTTAGGCAAACTTGGATCGTCGTTGACGTCATTTAGTAGCTCCTTAGCGATGTTcatgcaattgtttttttggtcAAAGTTCAACAGTTTTGGAATGAATTTCGCTACCACTCGTTTTATGcccaaaacatttgaaaaaatgttatgaaatgAGCCAATTGATATGCCAACTTCATCAGCAACTTCTCTTATTGTGACTCGGAAACGCTTATACCACTCGCAAACACGTGTTTTTTTCATAGCAGACTCACCATTGGTTTTTTGTAACATTTCCCACACTTTGTTAccctttatttcattttttacacaaaatttaatacaaattctTTGACTCTTCAAttcttccattttttaaaatcgttGAGTTCATAAAAACTGTCCTACCTACTAACTTCAAGTTTTGTAAAACTATACACATATTTACGTTAATAGTATGTAACAGGCTTATTTTCATAGATAGAATTTTGGTCATTCTtctaatgaaaatttatccTAAAAGAAACTTTATACACTGGTGTGTATTAGGTTGTAAtggtatactttttttataattttacttttttttagatgtattatACACTAATACTTTTCAGCAAAGCATTTGTAGCCTTTAGGTATAGCagtattaaacatgtaaataatgttactcATGTAAGATCATAGCGCATCAAGTCGGGGATCATAGTACCCCATTGAATGGGGTGCATTGATCTATTGCAAGGattgttgtaatgttgaaatatatcatgttcatcaatttttttattaaaacatttgtttttacttaaggACAGATTGTTCCAGTTAAGTTTAGTAGTTAATAAGTTTTCATATCTACATCGGGTTGTTTGCAGTTTACAAAATACTGCTACGGCTATCGATGCGCCCGCATCTCcccaacattaaaataatattgacacattaatataatattgatataaactttaataCATAATTTGgcataataactttatatatatttgcttttcCAAACTAtaacacctaaaaaaaaaaaaaatcaaacaagatTTAGCATTTTCGGGtataaaactgcaaaaaaaatcttttcgcagaTTCCCTAAATAGCGCCACTTGGCGTACATCTATCtctgtataaaaatttaatttaaataagtttatttaaaaaattttgcgaTTAACTTTGCAATGAAATTTttctactattattattatttttttattattatctttttttttctttttaatttattgcaatcatttttacaaaccAAGAATATGCAGCTTTGCTTGTCGTTTAAACGGCAATAttccattttaatgaaatatcgtgtaatggaataaaaaataaaaaattaaaagtcttaaatttaagtcttttaatttttgatttttcatgttttccAATGTTTTGGGGCCTGCGACAGAATTGAAAATTTAGAATACTACAAtattgtgaaaaagttaagaaccacaaaaaaaaacaaatcataatttattttcattttttaatttttttttaaccgaatatatttttctggtaaaaagaataataataaattttagaaaatagacaaacaaaataaaaaataataatagtgataaaaactattaaacaaatataaaaaatgtatttaaagttttataggtaatttttattttaaaaaaattttgaaaaaatttagaaaaattgtgaaaaagaaCCACAGAATAAAAAGCGATAATTTTTACCACCTAATACCGTGTATTTCTACCATGAATTTTTAAGCACTCATTTAAACGATTTGGCATTGAGTCTATTAAATTCTCTAAATTATGTTTGGGAACATTTCCAAGTATTGCTGGTAAAATATTGCGCAAATCCTCAAGGCTCCTTGGAGCTTTTTTGGCAATCTCTTTATCAAGCCAACTCCAAAGATTTTCAATGCAATTTAGATCTGGGCTATTTGGTAGCCAAGTTAGACGCTCAATATTTTTACTTTCGAACCATTCAGAGACAATTTTAGCCCTGTGACATGGTgcattgtcttgctgaaaaatgaACGGAACGCTTTGCTCAAGTGCATTAATTGACGGTAacaagttgttatttaaaatatcgaCATAATAAGTAGAGTTGAGTCGaccatcaaataatttaaacataccGAGACCATAATATGTCATGCAGCACCATATTCCAACCGACCCGCTACCTTGTTTTGTTCTTTGAACGATACAATCGTGATTATATTTTTCTGAAGGCTGCCTGAGAATCATAATTTGGTTTTTTCGGTTATCAACCTCGATATTCATCTCGTCACTGAACATTACTGTCCTCCATTTTTGTTTAGACCATTCTTTGACGCTTTGGCAAAATTCTTTTCGCTTTTTTATATGTCGTTTGGTAAGTCGCGGTTTTAGAACAGCTTTTTTCCATAACATATTGTTAGCTAATAGTTTCCTACGCATAAGTGATGCCTAGGCTTGACGTCCATTTGAAAGCTTCCATTCCCTTCTTAATTCATGCGACGGCATGGTTCGATTTTTCTTTGCCAACCTGATTAAAAGGCGATCATCATTGGGTGTCGTCAAACGCGGTCTTCCAGAACGATGGCGATCAACGTAAGATTTCGTCTCTTTGAATCTTTTGATGATTGTTAGCACTGAACTATGTGATCGCTTTACTATTCTTCCAATTTCGCGAGCGGATTTACCTTCCTGGTGAAAATGCACCACTTTTACACGATCTTCATAGGTAATAGCTTTTCTGctcattttttcaaaaggaaagaatttttttttgtttgaaattaaatactttttttaaaagtattttaaaaaattaatttttttcaaatgtttttattggttCTTTGGTAATAACTTAGGtcattaaaagaatatttaaaaaaaaagggaaaaataaatttaaaaagacgtttCCGCCGCATTTAGCACAAAAAATTCTTTgtggttcttaactttttcacaaaaaaaatataaaaaaaaattaacacataaTATTTAATCCTTATTTTTTATAGGTTCTATTAactaactttcaaaaaaacaatttttttcttttttctcatgCTACATttaatatgtttgaaaaaaaaagactattttattatctatagaataaaaattaattaaatttatttgaaaaaagtttttttttttatattgtggttcttaactttttcacaatactgtagatttgtaatttttataaatatagttgttatGGAAACTATTTAATCGCAAATTTTGAATCGCAATTTGGAAACTATTTAATCGCAAAACTTTAACACAGTGATGACAAAAAAATGTCTGAAAAAAGTTCggtagaatattatttttacacttgaacataaaatatgaattaagTTTTTCCAAGTTAATGACTTTTATATTTGTCATCGCATTAAAAGGATtttcaattttacttaaataatgaaTTGCTCTACAAGTATGGTTTTGCAAGCCTTGTTGTTTGattaattatgttttatgtgAATTAGCCGACTCTATATTAGCATATGTAAGACGAATGTGAATTAgaataaagtaaagttttttcttcagAAGAAATCAAGAAATGGGcaagatttatataaaacaccTTTGCGGATGATATGTGCCCAATATGATTTCtccattataaattaaaataaaatgttgtcgAAGGGTTGAAGTAATAGCCTTATCATCTTTAAGTTTCTTATTGTtgataatgtttattttatattatttaaaacgaAAAACATAGGCTTttattctttcaatatttttgtataaagagctttgctaaaatttattttattatattatcagGGAAAAAAACTTCTGAGGgttggaaaaagtaaaaaaattatttaaaaattaaattattaaatccgtaaaaatgtttttaaatttaaaggaaCAGGAAATACTTTCTAAAGATAAGTTTCAGGctttttctctttctttctgGAAAAGTCGCTGTCGTATTTATTATATGAGCTACGAGTTTTCGTCTTGATGGCTACAGAATGCAGGATCTTTCACAATATAAACAACTTCACTTTCTATCATGACTACTTATTTAGAACACAGAACAAGATCAAATGGGACATAATGATTTACTATTTGTTCAGAGGCTCATTAAGCTTCTGAAGACTACTGTTAGCTTTAGtctatttattctatttaattTCATCACACTAATAAACGTACAGTTAGGTATGACATACATTAAAACATCTAAGCATATAGTATATGGATATACGTGTATGTATAGGCAGTGTTAGTAATGCTTAAGTACTTGGCGCAAAAATTGATCCGATagctaattttttcattagttaTTTTCATTCGACACATCGGAAAAATACTTGTTGCTATGAAGCCAGAATGCACATTGTCGCAGAAGGAAGCTTTGGTCAATAAGCTGTTTGAGCAACACAGGAAAGCTAGATTTTGTGAGATCTTTGAAAccgttttgaataaaatattagtttaggATGCCACACTATTTATTTTTCACTGTCCTGAATACGCCTACATCAAGCGGCTGTAGCACGCGAGATGCATGAGCAAATTGCTTAGAAATAATAATACTCTTTTTCTTAGTGAGTTAGTTTCAGTTTGCATGGCTGTCTAGAAAAAggactttattaatttattaaaatgattgtaatgtaaataggaaaataatattaaaaactctaataaagtttttttactatgtaTCAACATACATACACTATGTTAGGcagttcaacatttttttttaaaatgtgaaatgaaaacaaaacaaaatccATAGACTAAAGCTAAACATTAACAGTTAAAGAATAACAAACTTATCGTTATATTACTATTAGTCGAAAACTTATGCAACttttaaatcacaaaatttaagatttttttctgtATGACTTTTGAGGTTTTTAGCgatataatgtttttaagaaTCGCATTAACGTTTCCGTTCTTTtacaaaagtaacaataaacaaGACTATTATTATTCGAAACTAAGAATATAATACCCATAAAAACTATAGATAATGGAATTTTAATGATTAGGAAACAACCCACCGTTGACATAATAAATCTGtgacggtttttttttttaattttatttattggtaaTACAAAAAGGGCTTTCCAGAACaacaaaccaattttaaaaattaaatttcagtCTTGAAAATTGACGAGTTGAGTCTTGAAAATTGACaagtgctaaaaaaatttattttcaagttaattttttcgTGGGAGGCCCTTTTTTATTGTGATCAAcgcttattatttaaaaatatgcacACTATTAGGGTAATATAATGGTATAATTGGTTTTgttattaattcaaaataacGTTACTTTCAAAACATTTAGGATATAAAATGACCTTAATTTTTGAATCAAGTtatctctaaaaataaaaatctcaaaaaaatatttatggtaCTGTTGTTAAGCTGTGGTTCTAATTTTtgcaacaaacaaataaaaagttattgtattttaagTCGTCGATTGAACGATGGAAGAACATACACCTTAAACTATTTTGTCGGCACAAAATCTCAGATCTTTTTTCTTTAGCCGTGTTTTATCGATAATCGATATTGCTCAGATATTGAAGTGCCAAactatgtatcatttttttaaaaaatttattaaggtgccccaagaagtccttacggtcttattacagagcacctgtgatgagcatttaattagAAGCTCACTCCTCCTTTCAAATCAAAGTCGTGAAACTTGCCCGGAGGTGGGCTTTGAACCATGGATCCATTGTTTCCGAAGCAAGTGCGCTACGCCTGAGCCACCGCTGCTCTCAACATACAAAATCTTTAAACCATTTCTATAGAAATAGTTAACCCAACCGGCGCAACTCCGAAACTCTGGCTTCTGTTGcctattaataatcttttaaaacaaaaagaatgaCACGTGcaaagaattgttttaaatcCTTGAagttaactattactatttatcataaacaccaattaaatttacaaattaagtCTCAACGTTACGGAAACGtagtaatatattaaatttccGTGAGGAATGTGGAAAAAAACACGTGTTAAACTTAAGTAAAATTGCCCGTAACATACACGTGTTTTTGATCTAAACGATTGTGTCAAGatcactgatctctataataacagGAAAGCGTATCTCCTAATAAAACTCCTAATTTTTTGAAGCCATGCGAAGTCATATTGGGAAGCCCCAGAAATTAATATCACGTTGTTTCAGATTTCACATATAAGTGCAATTCCACTGTTACTTTCGGggcattttgatttttctaatgtCACATTTTTagatctatattttttattttaacatattagatttttatatattaatgaaccatcccaaaatcatttatttgttttcctgTTTATTGAAATTTcgctcaattaaaaaaacattgcattAAACCTGCTGTCTTCAGTCGAATATTTCAAACCAAATATTTAACCTACAAAAATCGGcttcttaaattaaattaagtagttattattctgcataaaa encodes:
- the LOC136075898 gene encoding protein GVQW3-like, translated to MEELKSQRICIKFCVKNEIKGNKVWEMLQKTNGESAMKKTRVCEWYKRFRVTIREVADEVGISIGSFHNIFSNVLGIKRVVAKFIPKLLNFDQKNNCMNIAKELLNDVNDDPSLPKRFITGDET